The genomic interval AGTAGATTTAGCATTTTTCATTCAATGCAGCACTCTTTATTTTTACCCTATTTCACAAATTTAATCAATCATTTTTGGAAAATCAATTAGAAGTTTGAGGTTTTTAGAAAAGCGTAAGCGCTTTGTTCAGCCCCGACAATCAAAAGGCGATTATGAATAGAAGGTGTTTTACCTTCAATTCATAATTGACTTATGACCTCGAGGCAGTTACAAACGCGACGTCCTGTCGCTGGAGCTGGACAAATTAGAAAAGCGTAAGCGCCTTGATCAGGCCCGACATGCATAAGACGAGCCATAATAAAAGGCGTTCTTTGCCTTTAATTATGGATTGGCTTATGACTCGAGGGCCTAGGCGCTGCAGCTAGACAACCAGAAAAGTGCAAGCGTCTTGTTCAGCTTCGAGGAACTCGAGGAAATAAGACTGCATATGAGTATCCATGCCAACTTCACTCGACTTGCACGTCCTGTGTGACTGAAGGCTAGGTGCTTGCGCTAGACAAGGAGAAAGCGAGTTTTTCATTTACCGCGCTTTCTCAAAAAGGTATTTACTGTAGTAATAAGCGATCCTATCCTCAGCTTGATTTGTGCGTACTTGAAAACTCATACAGTCTAACATTATCTTATTACTAAGTTTGGTTTTTTCTTTAAGCTATGTCTGCCATCAATAAATCGGACAGTTCCTGATTTGGCACGCATAACGATGGAATGTGTCGTACCTGTGTTCCCTTTAAATTGGACTCCTCTTAAAAGCTCGCCATCTGTTACTCCTGTTGCAGCAAAGATCGCATCATCACCTTTTACAAGGTCATCCATAAGAAGGATTTTATTTACATCCAAGCCCATTTTGATACAGCGTGCAAGTTCTTCATCATTTTGCGGGATGAGCTTTCCTTGGATTTCTCCACCTAAGCATTTAAGTGCTACAGCTGCTAAAACGCCTTCAGGTGCACCGCCTTGTCCAAATAAAATATCAACACCTGTATGATCAAACGCTGTATTAATTGCTCCCGCTACATCTCCGTCATTAATGACTTTGATTCTTGCTCCTGCTTCTCTAAGCTGTTGAATGATATGTTCATGTTTTTTCCGATTTAAAACTGTTGCAACAACATCTTCAATATCTTTGTTTTTTGCCTTTGCAACAGCTTTTAAATTATCGATGATTGGCGCTTCGATATCGATGCAACCTACTGCTTCAGGTCCTACTGCAATTTTGTCCATATACATATCTGGTGCATGGAGCATATTGCCATGATCTGCAATCGCAATGACTGCTAAAGCATTCCAGCCACCAGAAGCAACGATGTTTGTCCCTTCTAATGGATCTACTGCTACATCGACTCGTGGACCATATCCTGTACCAAGCTTTTCACCAATGTACAGCATTGGTGCTTCGTCCATTTCCCCTTCCCCAATTACAACCGTGCCTTTCATTGGAACCGTATCAAAAACATCACGCATAGCAGATGTCGCTGCTTCATCAGCCTCGTCTTTTTTTCCTCTTCCCATCCAACGTGCTGAAGCGAGTGCTGCTGCTTCTGTTACCCTTACTAGTTCCATTGATAAGCTTCTTTCCATAGCCATTCTCCCCTTTGTGTCTATGAATTTTGGCAGGTGTACAATTGTAACGAAAGCACAATTGACTAGTTTATATATCATCATCCATTTTCCTTCTCTTCTCTTATACAATTAGGTGAAAATGAAAATATATGACCTAAGGAAGCGAAAGAGGGAAAAATAGATGGATCCCCTTAAGAATTTTGCATTTGCTCGATTTCTTTTTCGGATAACCTTTCACGCCAGATTGTAGCGCCTAGACCAGTTAGTTTTTCTACCAGCTGGCTATATCCTCTATCAATATGTTCTAGACCGGTAATTTCAGTAATTCCGTCTGCCATCAGCCCCGCACATACAAGCGCAGCGCCTGCTCGTAAATCACTTGCTTTGACACGGGCACCTTGAAGTTTCGCAGGACCCGATACGATGGCTGAACGGCCCTCAACTTTTATAACAGCACCCATTCTTCTAAGCTCATCAATATGCTTAAAGCGGGCTGAGTATATGGTGTCAGTGACAACACTTGTTCCTGTAGCCCTTGTTAATAATGAGGTGAACGGTTGTTGCAGATCTGTTGGAAATCCTGGATAAACAAGTGTTTTAATATCAACAGCTTTTAGCTCTTTTTGACCGCCAACAATCAAAATTTGATCATTGCTTGTCTCGATATGAAGCCCCATTTCTCTTAGCTTGGCAATTAGTGACTCTAAGTGAAGCGGAATGACGTTATCAATCATCACTTCTTTCCCCATTGCAGCG from Metabacillus sediminilitoris carries:
- the glpX gene encoding class II fructose-bisphosphatase — its product is MERSLSMELVRVTEAAALASARWMGRGKKDEADEAATSAMRDVFDTVPMKGTVVIGEGEMDEAPMLYIGEKLGTGYGPRVDVAVDPLEGTNIVASGGWNALAVIAIADHGNMLHAPDMYMDKIAVGPEAVGCIDIEAPIIDNLKAVAKAKNKDIEDVVATVLNRKKHEHIIQQLREAGARIKVINDGDVAGAINTAFDHTGVDILFGQGGAPEGVLAAVALKCLGGEIQGKLIPQNDEELARCIKMGLDVNKILLMDDLVKGDDAIFAATGVTDGELLRGVQFKGNTGTTHSIVMRAKSGTVRFIDGRHSLKKKPNLVIR